From the genome of Bacteroides sp. MSB163, one region includes:
- a CDS encoding metallophosphoesterase, translating into MKKVFFLLLVVLLSNWATAQITDYSIFDKKFNFYVANDLGRNGYYDQKPIAELMGTMAEEVGPEFVVATGDIHHFEGVRSVNDPLWMTNYELIYSHPELMIDWFPVLGNHEYRGNTQAVMDYTNVSRRWTMPARYYTKAFEDDGITLRIVWVDTAPMMDKYRNDSATYPDACKQDLQKQLAWIDSVLTTAKEDWVIVAGHHPIYAETSKDDSERQDMQARLDPILRKHKVDMYICGHIHNFQHIRKPGSDIDYIVNSSGSLSRKVKPTEGTVFCNPEPGFSVVSADKKELTLRMIDKKGNVLHAVTRKK; encoded by the coding sequence ATGAAAAAAGTATTCTTTCTCCTTTTAGTTGTCCTCCTCAGCAACTGGGCAACCGCACAGATAACGGATTATTCCATCTTCGACAAGAAATTCAACTTCTACGTCGCCAACGACCTCGGTCGTAACGGTTATTACGACCAGAAGCCCATAGCCGAACTGATGGGCACCATGGCCGAAGAAGTCGGTCCCGAATTCGTAGTCGCCACCGGAGACATCCACCATTTTGAAGGCGTGCGCAGCGTGAACGACCCTCTGTGGATGACCAACTACGAACTCATCTACTCCCACCCGGAACTGATGATAGACTGGTTTCCCGTACTTGGCAACCACGAATACCGCGGCAACACGCAAGCCGTAATGGACTACACCAACGTCAGCCGCCGATGGACCATGCCCGCCCGTTACTATACCAAAGCATTCGAGGACGACGGCATCACCCTCCGTATCGTCTGGGTGGACACCGCCCCCATGATGGACAAATACCGCAACGACTCAGCCACCTATCCCGATGCCTGCAAGCAGGACTTGCAGAAACAACTCGCCTGGATTGACTCCGTATTGACTACCGCCAAAGAGGACTGGGTAATCGTCGCCGGACATCACCCCATCTATGCCGAAACCTCGAAGGACGACAGCGAACGCCAAGATATGCAGGCTCGCCTCGACCCCATACTACGCAAGCATAAAGTAGATATGTACATCTGCGGGCATATCCATAACTTCCAGCACATCCGCAAACCGGGAAGCGATATTGATTATATTGTCAACTCCTCCGGTTCCCTGTCCCGCAAAGTGAAACCGACGGAAGGAACGGTATTCTGCAACCCGGAACCGGGCTTCTCCGTTGTCTCTGCCGATAAGAAAGAGTTGACGCTACGGATGATTGATAAGAAGGGGAATGTGCTGCATGCTGTGACGCGGAAGAAATAA
- a CDS encoding TonB-dependent receptor, translating to MKHIVKVFTLLFLFATVGSTAKADEKVNVVKQGTVRGRIIDATKQTLPGASIYIEKLHAGVTSDVNGFYTFPNLEPGTYTVKVSYVGYSPVELKITIPEGRTLEKDVVMNEGVELQEVVVGGAFQGQRCAVNSQKNSLGIKNVVSADQVGKFPDSNIGDALKRISGINVQYDQGEARFGQVRGTSADMSSVTINGNRVPSAEGDTRNVQLDLIPADMIQTIEVNKVVTPDMDADAIGGSINLITKNSPYKRFISATAGTGYNWISDKAQLNLGFTYGDRFFNDKLGLILSASYQNSPSGSDDIEFVWDKDVETGELCITDYQVRQYYVTRERQSYSTALDWDINENHKLTFKGIFNNRNDWENRYRLNVKGINLEEDDNGNEYCSINNKGAVRIQTKGGTPDNRNARLERQRTMDFTLGGEHLFGKLDTKWSVNYAKASEERPNERYIDYQLKKQKFTMDLSDERKPLLTPQEGSAMYLNDDFSLKEVTEQQEDIQEKDFKFKLDFSLPLTKGKFGNHLRFGTKVVHKTKDKEIDFYEYTPLDEDGFDKTSLAAAVDQNRDGYMPGKQYKAGSFISKEYLGELDLNNASLFEKNQVQEELATNFNAKETVAAGYLRFDQKLGKKWDLMLGLRLENTHVKYSGSQYDADDDKTTRTAYESDSYLNVLPSVLVKYDVNDDFKVRASFTNTIARPKYAALAPNITIKRSDNSISLGNPGLKPTISYNFDLSGEYYFKSIGLVSAGIFYKKINDFIVDQTMRNYNYNGTTYTKFSQPRNSGNADLLGVEVAYQRDFSFIAPALKCIGFYGTYTYSYSRVDNFNFEGRENESGLRLPGSPEHTANASLFFEKSGVSLRLSYNYASAFIDEMGAEKFYDRYYDVVNYMDANASYTFGKKLKTTFYAEATNLLNQPLRYYQGTKERTMQSEHYGIKVNAGVKINF from the coding sequence ATGAAACACATTGTTAAAGTATTCACGCTCTTATTCTTATTTGCAACAGTCGGTAGCACGGCAAAAGCCGACGAGAAAGTAAACGTAGTGAAACAGGGCACCGTACGCGGCCGCATCATAGATGCCACGAAACAAACCCTTCCGGGTGCCTCCATTTACATCGAGAAACTGCACGCCGGAGTGACGAGCGACGTCAACGGCTTCTACACTTTCCCCAATCTGGAACCGGGGACGTATACCGTAAAAGTAAGTTATGTGGGTTACTCGCCCGTAGAGCTGAAAATAACCATTCCCGAAGGACGCACTTTAGAGAAAGACGTAGTGATGAACGAAGGAGTGGAACTACAGGAAGTAGTGGTAGGTGGTGCTTTCCAGGGACAACGCTGCGCCGTCAATTCGCAGAAGAACAGCCTCGGCATCAAGAATGTAGTATCTGCCGACCAGGTAGGCAAGTTCCCCGACTCCAACATAGGCGATGCACTGAAACGCATTTCGGGTATCAACGTACAGTACGACCAAGGTGAAGCCCGCTTCGGACAAGTACGCGGCACCTCCGCTGACATGAGTTCCGTCACTATCAATGGCAACCGCGTCCCTTCTGCCGAAGGTGATACGCGCAACGTGCAACTGGACCTTATCCCGGCAGATATGATACAGACCATCGAAGTGAACAAGGTAGTCACCCCGGATATGGATGCCGACGCCATCGGCGGTTCCATCAATCTGATTACGAAGAACTCTCCTTATAAACGCTTCATCAGTGCCACCGCCGGAACGGGCTACAACTGGATTAGTGACAAAGCGCAACTGAACCTGGGTTTCACCTATGGCGACCGCTTCTTCAACGACAAACTGGGACTCATTCTTTCCGCTTCCTATCAGAACTCCCCCTCCGGCTCGGATGACATCGAATTTGTATGGGACAAGGACGTAGAAACCGGAGAACTCTGCATCACCGACTATCAGGTGCGCCAATACTACGTCACCCGCGAACGCCAAAGCTACTCCACCGCACTGGACTGGGACATCAACGAGAACCACAAACTGACTTTCAAAGGCATCTTCAACAACCGCAACGACTGGGAAAACCGTTACCGCCTCAACGTGAAAGGTATCAACCTGGAAGAAGATGATAACGGCAACGAATATTGTTCCATCAACAACAAAGGCGCCGTACGCATACAGACCAAAGGTGGCACGCCCGACAACCGCAACGCCCGCCTGGAACGTCAGCGCACGATGGACTTCACCCTCGGCGGCGAGCACCTCTTCGGCAAACTGGACACGAAGTGGAGCGTCAACTACGCCAAAGCCAGCGAAGAACGTCCCAACGAACGCTACATCGACTATCAACTGAAGAAACAGAAGTTCACAATGGATTTGAGCGATGAGCGCAAGCCGTTGCTTACCCCGCAGGAAGGTTCGGCTATGTATCTGAACGACGATTTCAGTCTGAAAGAGGTGACGGAGCAACAGGAAGATATTCAAGAGAAGGACTTCAAGTTCAAACTCGACTTTAGTTTACCACTCACGAAAGGAAAGTTCGGCAATCATCTGCGCTTCGGAACTAAGGTGGTGCATAAGACTAAAGATAAAGAGATTGACTTCTACGAATACACCCCACTGGATGAAGACGGTTTCGATAAAACCAGTCTGGCGGCTGCCGTAGACCAGAACCGGGACGGATACATGCCGGGCAAGCAATATAAAGCCGGTAGCTTCATAAGCAAGGAGTATCTGGGAGAACTTGACTTGAACAATGCAAGTCTGTTTGAAAAGAACCAAGTACAGGAAGAGCTTGCCACCAACTTCAACGCCAAAGAAACCGTTGCGGCAGGTTATCTGCGCTTCGACCAGAAGCTGGGTAAGAAGTGGGACTTGATGCTGGGCCTGCGTCTGGAGAATACGCATGTGAAATATTCGGGTAGCCAGTATGATGCGGACGATGACAAGACCACCCGCACAGCCTACGAGTCGGACAGTTACCTGAATGTGCTTCCTTCCGTTCTTGTGAAGTATGATGTAAACGATGATTTCAAGGTGCGCGCCTCGTTCACCAATACAATTGCCCGCCCCAAATATGCCGCCCTGGCACCGAACATTACAATTAAGCGTAGCGACAACTCCATCTCTTTGGGTAATCCGGGCTTGAAACCTACCATTTCTTATAACTTCGACCTGAGCGGTGAGTATTACTTCAAGAGCATCGGTCTTGTCAGTGCCGGCATCTTCTACAAGAAAATCAATGATTTCATCGTAGACCAGACTATGCGTAACTACAATTACAACGGAACCACGTATACCAAGTTCAGCCAGCCGCGCAACTCGGGCAACGCTGATTTGCTAGGTGTGGAAGTAGCCTATCAACGCGATTTCAGTTTCATAGCTCCAGCCTTGAAGTGCATCGGCTTCTACGGAACATACACTTACTCTTACTCCCGCGTGGATAACTTCAACTTCGAGGGACGTGAGAATGAAAGTGGTCTGCGCCTGCCGGGTTCTCCGGAACACACGGCCAATGCTTCGCTCTTCTTTGAGAAATCCGGTGTGAGCCTCCGCCTTTCTTACAACTATGCATCGGCATTTATCGACGAGATGGGAGCGGAGAAGTTCTACGACCGCTATTACGATGTAGTGAATTATATGGATGCCAACGCCAGCTATACTTTCGGAAAGAAACTGAAAACAACGTTCTATGCCGAAGCCACCAATTTGCTGAACCAGCCCTTACGCTACTATCAGGGAACGAAGGAACGGACGATGCAGAGCGAACACTACGGCATAAAGGTAAATGCAGGCGTAAAAATCAACTTTTGA
- a CDS encoding glycoside hydrolase 43 family protein, with protein MKHLLALIFCVYFSGCLMGQQQAEWGNWKNWGDQEDGTYLNPIIPSDYSDIDCIRVGDDYYAISSTFQFSPGMTLLHSKDLVNWELCGNIINDLTQIGPELNWDRMNRYGKGVWAGTLRYHNQRFYLFFGTPDEGYFMTSAAHPEGPWEPLTPLLTEAGWDDCTAMWDDNGKAYFVGTHFADGYKTYLFKMTEDGKSIDRKSAVLIHSGSGREASKLIKVNGWYYLIFSEHKPGVGRYVMAKRSRKLTGPYKEEKQLALPGCEAMEPNQGGIILGKDNNWYFLTHHGTGDWSGRIVSLLPVTWIDGWPIPGEVLPQNIGAMKWGGKMPFKYTEKLSIKRSDDFDNERLAPQWQWNYQPRKEYFSLTERPGWLRLKAYRPLEADKLLKAGNTLTQRTFRKLDNDVVIKMDISNMKDGQKNGLCHFSSQHSAIGVVKEDSTCYLEYRKNDNITRGIPIRSQYVWLRTQWGLDGKSHYYYSLDGDNFLPFGEPYQLVWGNYRGDRIGIYCFNDKGETGFVDVDYFHYRL; from the coding sequence ATGAAACACCTATTAGCACTCATCTTTTGCGTATATTTTAGCGGCTGCCTGATGGGGCAGCAACAAGCTGAATGGGGGAACTGGAAAAACTGGGGTGACCAGGAAGACGGTACCTACCTGAACCCCATCATTCCGTCAGACTATAGCGATATCGACTGCATTCGTGTGGGTGACGACTATTATGCCATATCCTCCACCTTCCAGTTCTCTCCGGGAATGACGCTACTACATTCCAAAGACCTCGTCAACTGGGAACTTTGCGGAAACATCATCAATGATTTGACTCAGATTGGACCAGAATTGAATTGGGATCGTATGAACCGCTATGGCAAAGGGGTATGGGCAGGAACATTGAGGTATCACAACCAACGGTTCTATCTATTCTTCGGTACACCCGATGAAGGGTATTTCATGACCTCCGCTGCTCATCCCGAAGGTCCGTGGGAACCACTGACACCGCTTCTTACCGAAGCAGGCTGGGACGACTGTACTGCAATGTGGGACGACAACGGAAAAGCCTACTTTGTCGGCACCCATTTTGCCGACGGATATAAGACCTATCTCTTTAAGATGACTGAAGATGGGAAAAGTATTGACCGGAAATCTGCGGTACTCATCCATTCGGGCAGTGGCAGGGAAGCCAGTAAATTGATTAAGGTGAACGGTTGGTATTATCTGATTTTCAGTGAGCATAAGCCGGGAGTGGGCCGTTACGTCATGGCAAAGCGTTCCAGGAAGTTGACAGGACCCTATAAAGAAGAAAAACAGTTGGCACTGCCCGGTTGTGAAGCTATGGAACCGAATCAGGGAGGTATTATCCTGGGAAAGGACAATAACTGGTATTTTCTTACCCATCATGGAACAGGGGACTGGAGCGGGCGAATTGTCAGTCTCCTACCCGTTACGTGGATAGATGGCTGGCCCATACCGGGTGAAGTACTTCCCCAGAATATCGGTGCAATGAAATGGGGGGGAAAGATGCCTTTCAAATATACTGAGAAACTATCTATCAAGCGTAGTGATGACTTCGACAATGAACGGCTTGCCCCGCAATGGCAATGGAACTATCAGCCAAGAAAGGAATACTTTTCACTCACCGAACGTCCGGGCTGGTTACGCCTGAAAGCTTACCGCCCCTTAGAGGCCGATAAACTGCTGAAAGCCGGCAATACACTTACGCAGAGGACTTTCAGAAAGCTGGATAATGATGTCGTGATAAAGATGGATATTTCCAATATGAAAGATGGACAAAAGAACGGGCTTTGCCACTTCTCTTCACAACATTCGGCTATTGGTGTAGTAAAAGAAGATAGTACCTGTTATCTGGAATATAGAAAAAACGATAACATAACGAGAGGAATCCCCATCCGGTCGCAATATGTATGGCTTAGGACGCAGTGGGGGTTAGATGGTAAATCCCACTATTATTATAGTCTGGACGGGGATAACTTCCTGCCGTTTGGCGAACCTTATCAATTGGTATGGGGAAATTACCGGGGTGACCGCATAGGCATTTATTGTTTTAATGATAAGGGAGAGACCGGTTTCGTAGATGTGGATTATTTCCATTATCGATTGTAA
- a CDS encoding family 43 glycosylhydrolase — protein MKKSLFTSLMLGILISEPITAQTGADNPFGNALIPDMIADASIQEINGTFYCYATTDGYGRGLETSGPPVVWKSKDFVHWSFDGTYFPSAAKEKYWAPSKAVAANGKYYIYPTINGYMYPAVADSPDGPFRLAHGKDEFHKPFTTSTLLQTEDPGGIDAEVFIDDDGQAYVFWGRRHVAKLNKDMITVDSDIQMISTPRKEYSEGPIFFKRKGIYYYLYTIGGDEKYQYAYVMSKVSPMGPFEFPKQDIISTTDYKKGVFGPGHGCVFSPEGTDDYYFAYLEFGRRSTNRQTYVNRLEFNEDGTIRPVELTLDGVGALRKVKQEKKIKIDTIYASSTAEPLHIKPMKDTLCRRTEYFVPAFAADGANGSRWMAADRDNESWIVADLGTARKVRRSEVYFVRPTAGHAYLLEGSSDGKVWEACGGHEDIRIQSPHTDAPGKKYRYLRIKISEGVKGIWEWNIY, from the coding sequence ATGAAGAAAAGTCTTTTTACCAGTTTAATGTTAGGGATTCTGATTTCAGAGCCAATAACAGCGCAGACAGGAGCAGACAATCCTTTCGGTAACGCCTTGATACCTGACATGATTGCAGATGCAAGCATTCAGGAAATAAACGGAACGTTCTATTGTTACGCTACCACTGACGGATATGGCCGGGGATTGGAAACTTCGGGACCGCCTGTGGTATGGAAATCAAAGGACTTTGTTCATTGGAGCTTTGACGGTACTTATTTCCCTTCTGCCGCGAAAGAAAAGTACTGGGCACCCAGTAAGGCTGTCGCTGCCAATGGCAAATACTATATTTATCCGACAATAAACGGATATATGTATCCTGCGGTAGCGGATAGCCCGGATGGTCCTTTCAGGCTGGCCCATGGAAAAGATGAGTTTCATAAACCTTTCACGACTTCCACCTTATTACAAACAGAAGATCCCGGAGGCATTGATGCCGAGGTGTTTATTGATGACGACGGTCAGGCTTATGTGTTCTGGGGACGCAGGCATGTGGCTAAACTTAATAAAGACATGATAACGGTGGATTCAGACATTCAAATGATCTCCACTCCCCGCAAAGAATATTCCGAAGGACCCATTTTCTTTAAAAGAAAAGGAATATACTATTATTTATACACCATTGGAGGAGACGAAAAGTATCAGTACGCCTATGTGATGAGCAAAGTTTCTCCAATGGGGCCGTTTGAATTTCCCAAGCAGGATATCATTTCCACGACTGATTATAAGAAGGGGGTCTTCGGCCCGGGACATGGTTGTGTATTCAGTCCGGAAGGAACGGATGATTATTATTTCGCCTATCTGGAGTTTGGACGGCGTAGTACAAACCGGCAAACTTATGTAAACCGATTGGAGTTTAATGAAGACGGCACAATCAGGCCTGTCGAACTTACTCTGGATGGAGTGGGTGCCTTGCGGAAGGTAAAGCAGGAGAAGAAGATAAAGATAGACACCATTTATGCGTCCAGCACAGCAGAGCCTTTACACATCAAACCGATGAAGGATACTTTGTGCCGCCGTACAGAATATTTTGTTCCCGCTTTTGCAGCAGACGGGGCCAATGGCTCGCGATGGATGGCGGCTGATAGGGATAATGAAAGCTGGATTGTTGCAGATTTGGGAACAGCCAGGAAGGTGCGCCGCAGTGAAGTCTACTTTGTGCGTCCCACAGCCGGACATGCCTATCTGCTTGAAGGTTCGAGTGATGGAAAGGTATGGGAAGCTTGTGGAGGACATGAAGATATAAGAATACAATCGCCGCATACGGATGCACCAGGCAAGAAATACCGGTATCTCAGGATAAAGATATCAGAGGGCGTAAAAGGAATTTGGGAATGGAATATTTACTAA
- a CDS encoding L-rhamnose mutarotase yields the protein MTHNQGYTVKQHAVPVKRYCQTLNLKNNPELIAEYRKIHSREEAWPEIRAGIRSVGILEMEIYILGSRLFMIIETPLDFDWETAMDRLSHLPRQAEWEEYVSKFQECVPTSTSAEKWKLMERMFHLYE from the coding sequence ATGACGCATAATCAGGGATACACAGTAAAACAACACGCTGTACCTGTAAAAAGGTATTGCCAGACATTAAATCTTAAAAATAATCCGGAACTCATTGCTGAATACCGTAAGATTCACAGCCGGGAAGAAGCCTGGCCGGAAATAAGAGCCGGCATTCGTTCAGTAGGTATTCTAGAGATGGAAATCTATATATTAGGTTCCCGGTTATTCATGATTATAGAAACACCGCTTGACTTCGATTGGGAAACAGCAATGGACAGGCTTTCTCATTTACCCAGACAAGCAGAATGGGAAGAGTATGTATCCAAATTTCAAGAGTGTGTACCTACAAGCACTTCGGCAGAGAAATGGAAATTGATGGAGCGGATGTTTCATCTATATGAATAG
- a CDS encoding DUF4998 domain-containing protein — MKHIIITLCVIAGICSSCDDMLDNIQPYLDAGETIYVGKVDSLTASSGRNRILLKGFYMYGVTQKKCVIRWQSQDEEDKSLELDVIRDNTIDPFEVIINDLDEGQYEFSVTTYDAKGNSSIESMIEGYVYGDLYESNLTNRKMDRLYIDENDVVISWRPANNALKCEMHYTGVTGEEKMIEIPITETETRIEDCDLTKVLRWRTVYLPEETAIDYFYSEFTETTIP, encoded by the coding sequence ATGAAACATATAATTATCACACTTTGTGTAATTGCCGGGATCTGTTCATCCTGCGATGATATGTTAGACAATATTCAGCCTTATCTGGATGCCGGAGAGACCATCTATGTAGGGAAAGTTGATTCACTAACCGCTTCTTCCGGCAGAAACCGGATATTGCTGAAAGGATTCTATATGTATGGAGTGACTCAAAAGAAATGTGTCATACGATGGCAGTCACAAGATGAAGAAGATAAATCATTGGAACTGGACGTCATACGGGATAACACCATCGATCCATTCGAAGTCATCATTAATGATTTGGACGAAGGACAATACGAATTTTCGGTTACTACGTATGATGCCAAAGGCAATTCTTCCATTGAATCCATGATTGAAGGCTATGTATACGGAGACCTTTATGAGAGTAACCTTACCAACAGGAAAATGGACAGGTTATACATTGATGAGAATGATGTTGTTATATCGTGGAGGCCTGCAAACAATGCTTTGAAATGTGAAATGCATTATACAGGTGTCACCGGTGAAGAAAAGATGATTGAAATCCCAATAACAGAAACAGAAACTCGTATAGAAGATTGTGACTTGACAAAGGTATTACGTTGGCGGACAGTCTATCTACCCGAGGAGACAGCTATTGACTATTTCTATTCAGAATTCACGGAAACAACAATCCCTTAA
- a CDS encoding DUF5000 domain-containing lipoprotein, producing the protein MKKFYILISLFTFLLTGCEEDNLHKPYGPDDGIVPGKVEVLSYTPTAGGAIINFRSPDNEDLMYIVAKYKLASGKEMESRVSAYSSNLKVEGFGDTEEKQITFYAVDRKENIGEPVNYNIVPLTPSYIEAYNTLEMNETFGGIAISMQNPSASDLAIEVITPDSLNQWSTAQTNYTAAKKINITARGYKPEERMFGVIVRDRWDNATDTVFATVTPWEEYELDKGKFNEVILDNDIPMNAWGHWMAKIWNGSHNYGDSWDMAHSPQDNQTMPIWFTFDLGVTTHLSRYLYWQRLEDSFIYQHGNMKEWEVWGRADKPDQSGSWDGWTLLTTCESYKPSGLPAGQFSNEDKEYASAGEEFIFPTDAPAVRYIRFKALSTFTGVKFIHLMEVTFYGKPVENK; encoded by the coding sequence ATGAAGAAATTTTATATACTAATCAGTTTATTCACATTCCTGTTAACGGGATGCGAAGAGGATAATCTGCATAAACCTTATGGACCGGATGACGGTATAGTTCCGGGAAAAGTAGAAGTGCTGTCATATACCCCGACTGCCGGTGGTGCCATTATCAACTTCAGGAGTCCGGACAATGAAGATCTTATGTATATCGTTGCTAAATACAAACTGGCATCCGGAAAAGAGATGGAAAGCCGTGTATCTGCATACTCCAGCAATTTAAAGGTTGAGGGTTTTGGCGACACGGAAGAAAAGCAAATCACATTCTATGCTGTAGACCGTAAAGAAAATATCGGAGAACCGGTCAACTATAATATAGTCCCTCTCACCCCTTCTTATATTGAAGCATACAATACCCTGGAAATGAACGAAACTTTCGGAGGTATTGCAATATCCATGCAGAACCCTTCTGCAAGCGATCTTGCCATAGAGGTAATCACTCCGGATTCACTCAATCAGTGGTCTACGGCTCAGACTAACTATACCGCAGCCAAGAAGATTAATATCACCGCACGCGGATATAAACCGGAAGAAAGGATGTTCGGAGTAATCGTCAGAGACAGATGGGACAATGCAACCGATACGGTATTTGCCACTGTAACGCCCTGGGAAGAGTATGAACTGGATAAGGGTAAATTCAACGAAGTAATATTGGACAACGATATCCCAATGAATGCATGGGGACATTGGATGGCCAAAATCTGGAACGGTAGTCATAACTACGGTGATTCATGGGATATGGCTCACTCTCCACAAGACAATCAGACAATGCCTATCTGGTTTACATTCGATTTGGGAGTTACCACTCATCTGAGCCGCTACTTGTATTGGCAACGTCTTGAAGACTCCTTCATATACCAGCATGGGAATATGAAAGAATGGGAAGTCTGGGGACGCGCCGACAAACCAGACCAAAGCGGAAGTTGGGATGGCTGGACCTTGCTGACCACATGTGAAAGTTACAAACCTTCAGGATTACCTGCAGGACAGTTCTCCAACGAGGATAAGGAATACGCCAGTGCCGGTGAAGAATTCATATTCCCGACAGATGCTCCTGCTGTACGCTATATCCGTTTCAAAGCATTAAGTACATTCACAGGAGTTAAATTCATTCATTTAATGGAAGTTACGTTCTATGGAAAACCAGTTGAAAACAAATAA
- a CDS encoding RagB/SusD family nutrient uptake outer membrane protein — protein sequence MKIREILAILAVSTLCGCTDFLDVVPDNIATIEMAFNNRANAEKYLVTCYSRIPLYGNQHENPGLTAGNDIWYYTMEDHYFSNTWAFGIANGLQNISDPINNYWDGIKGGKPLYQAIRDCNIFIENVSDRSRVTDLNETDRRRWIAEAKTLKAYYHFYLLQLYGPIPIVDINLPISATEEEVRVKRDKVETVVDYIVNLINEAAGDLPLKIQNEATEMGRLTQPAALAIKAKTLLLAASPLFNGNTDYANFKDWDGEPYFPQEYSTNKWKLAADACEEALKTAIEAGHGLYNFKEESLTKLPDGLMQSMNVRQAVTERFNRELVWGCGKSHTRDLQCHCQPRLAAYQIEKEYTCRGMYAPTLDIAEMFYSSNGVPIEEDKEWISSNDYSERYQVATATEDNKYFVREGYQTAKLNLNREPRFYGTLGFDGSSWYGHGRNNPDDMYYLEAKKGQVSGQSSLALYSITGYYAKKLIYYKNIISETSEVIEEYPFPIVRLADLYLMYAEALNEATENGEFVPTEVYTNIDIVRERSGLEGVVDSWKKYSTNPNKPSTKEGMREIIRKERQIELALEGIRYHDLRRWKLARSTYNNTFIRGWSIDQENTEDYYVIRNIAQKKYSQKDYLWPVKYDDIIKNPNLKQNPGW from the coding sequence ATGAAAATACGAGAAATACTTGCTATTCTGGCAGTAAGCACACTATGTGGATGTACAGATTTTCTAGATGTTGTGCCGGATAATATAGCAACCATTGAAATGGCATTCAATAACAGAGCCAACGCGGAAAAATATCTGGTCACTTGTTACTCACGCATTCCATTGTATGGCAATCAACATGAAAACCCAGGATTGACCGCAGGTAATGATATTTGGTATTATACCATGGAAGATCATTATTTCAGTAACACGTGGGCATTTGGTATAGCCAACGGATTACAAAATATCAGCGACCCGATTAACAATTACTGGGATGGTATTAAAGGCGGAAAACCTTTATACCAAGCCATACGTGACTGTAACATCTTTATTGAAAATGTTTCGGACAGAAGCCGGGTTACTGACCTGAATGAAACGGACAGGAGAAGATGGATTGCTGAGGCAAAAACACTGAAAGCTTATTATCATTTCTATTTACTTCAGTTATACGGTCCTATACCTATTGTAGACATCAATCTCCCCATTTCTGCCACCGAAGAAGAGGTGCGTGTAAAACGAGACAAGGTAGAAACCGTTGTCGACTACATAGTAAATCTGATAAATGAAGCCGCTGGAGATTTACCTTTGAAAATTCAGAATGAAGCTACTGAGATGGGACGTCTCACCCAACCTGCCGCTTTAGCCATCAAAGCCAAAACATTATTATTAGCAGCCAGCCCACTCTTCAATGGAAATACAGACTATGCCAACTTTAAAGATTGGGACGGAGAGCCTTATTTCCCACAGGAATATAGTACCAATAAATGGAAACTGGCGGCCGATGCCTGTGAAGAAGCACTCAAAACAGCAATAGAAGCCGGTCATGGACTTTATAATTTCAAAGAAGAATCACTGACCAAACTGCCTGATGGATTGATGCAATCTATGAACGTGCGACAAGCTGTGACAGAACGCTTTAACAGAGAGCTTGTATGGGGATGCGGTAAATCGCATACTCGTGATTTACAATGCCACTGTCAGCCAAGATTAGCCGCTTATCAGATTGAGAAAGAATATACATGCAGAGGAATGTACGCTCCTACTCTCGACATTGCAGAAATGTTCTATTCCAGTAATGGTGTGCCTATTGAGGAAGATAAAGAATGGATCAGCAGCAATGACTATAGTGAACGTTATCAAGTGGCAACAGCTACTGAAGACAATAAATATTTTGTCAGAGAAGGATATCAGACAGCCAAACTTAATCTTAACCGTGAACCCCGTTTTTACGGAACCTTAGGATTTGATGGGTCAAGTTGGTATGGACATGGCAGGAATAATCCGGATGATATGTATTATCTGGAAGCAAAGAAAGGCCAGGTCAGCGGTCAATCTTCCCTTGCACTGTATTCCATCACCGGATATTATGCAAAAAAGCTGATTTACTACAAAAATATCATTTCTGAAACGTCAGAGGTCATTGAAGAGTATCCATTCCCCATCGTCCGTCTGGCCGATCTGTATCTGATGTATGCGGAAGCACTGAATGAAGCAACTGAAAACGGAGAATTTGTACCGACAGAGGTTTATACCAATATTGACATTGTAAGAGAGCGTTCCGGTTTAGAAGGTGTAGTCGATTCTTGGAAGAAATATTCCACCAACCCCAATAAGCCGTCCACCAAAGAAGGTATGCGGGAAATCATACGTAAAGAACGCCAGATCGAATTGGCTCTCGAAGGTATACGATATCATGACCTACGCCGCTGGAAACTTGCCAGAAGTACCTATAATAACACTTTCATAAGAGGTTGGAGCATCGATCAGGAGAATACGGAAGATTACTACGTAATTCGCAATATCGCTCAAAAGAAATATAGCCAGAAAGACTATTTGTGGCCTGTAAAATATGATGATATTATTAAGAATCCGAATCTAAAACAGAATCCGGGATGGTAA